The stretch of DNA ATATGTTCGTCACCTGAAAGAAGAACACGGAATAAAAAAATTAATGGCGCTCGGATTTGTCAATGAAAAAACATTACCCGAATACGCCAAGGCAAAACTTGATCTCGATTTCTTTTGTCAGGCAGATCTGTCCTGGAATCTTCGGCCTTCAGGCAATGCCGTCAGAAATTTTTGCAGTGAATCTTACGATATTCTCATCGATCTGGAGAAAGATGAAATCGTTCCATTGCGACATATCCTCAATAAATCGAAATCGCGGTTTAAAGTCGGCTATTTTACCGAACAGTTCGGGAATTATTACGATTTTATGCTGGATGTAAAATCCACCGAAATGCTCGATTATATTGCACAAGTCAATCACTATTTATCCATCATCAATAAAGTATCATGAAAAAAGGATTTCGTGGCATGGGCGTGGCCGTTATCACCCCTTTTAACAAGGAAGGTGAAGTTGATTTTGCTGCATTACAGCGAATCCTCGAAAATCTGATAAGCAACGGTACCGACTATCTGGTCATTCAGGGTACAACCGGCGAATCGGTAACACTCACCGAAAGTGAACAACGTGCGGTGCTCGATTTTGCCATTGAGATCAATAACAAACGTCTGCCACTTGTTTATGGGGTAGGAGGAAATAATACCAAGGACATCGTTGAAACATTAACCAGTTTCGACTTTACGGGAGTGGATGCTATTTTAAGTGTTAGTCCCTACTACAATAAACCAACACAAGAAGGAATTTATCAGCATTACAAAGCGCTGGATGCCGTTACACCTCGTCCCATTATTCTTTACAACGTACCGGGAAGAACGGGGAGAAATATGCAGGCAGAAACTACTTTGCGTATTGCCAGAGAATGTAAAAATGTAATCGCCATTAAAGAAGCATCCGGAAGTTTTAATCAGATCATGTCCATCATACAGGAAAAACCAAAAGATTTTTTGGTCATCTGTGGCGATGATGCCATTGCTTTGCCCACCTGCTCCATTGGTGCAGATGGTGTTATTTCGGTGGTGGGAAATGCATTTCCAAAAGAGTTTTCTCAAATGATTCATTTCGCATTCGATCAAAAATATATCGAGGCGGCTCAAATCCATTACAATTTGCTCGATATTATTCAGCACTTGTTTGTAGAAAGCAATCCTTCCGGAGTAAAAGAAGTGATGAAGTTCCAGGGAATTTGTCAGAATTATACCCGACTACCCATCGTTCCTGTCTCTGAAGAGACCTCCAAAAAAATCTATTCGCTGCTGGCGGCTTGTCCTTACGTTAAAATCTGATGAGTTTCGTTTCCAGTAACCGTACTTCCTTTTATATCCTGTTGGGTTGTTTGGCACTCTACCTTCTCCTTAGCTTGTTTTACACGGAGAAATCAGAGCAAAAAGATCAAAAACCGGTTATACAACAGCCGGTTCAAAACGATAGCCTGCCGGATTAATTTGTTTAAAAAAAGCATGAAATTGTAAAGGGGCTTTGTCTAAATTTGAAAGCTATTTGTCCTTATGAAATTTCGCTATTTTCCTTTCGTTATCCTCCTGCTGGTTGCTTCGTGCAAACCCAGCGTTAAACCGGTAAAACCGGAAGCATCTTATGATCCTCCTAAAACGGAATTCGACAGGGAATTATCCTATATCAATATTCCCATGGAAATCGCTTTGTCCGATATCCAGAAACAAATTAACGCTTATGTAAAGGGTGTGTTGTATGAGGACAACAGTTTTACGGATAACGATAACGATGGACTCAAATGCAAAGTGAAAAAATATTCCGACATCATTGTCGAGGGTTTATCTAACAAAGTACGCTTAACCGTTCCACTCGATATTGCAGGTTCATATAAAGCTTTAGGGGTTAGCACCGATTTTAAGGGTGTACTAAAGGCAACCTACGTTACGCAAATTACATTGAAGGATAATTGGAAACTGGAGACCATAACCAAATCTGCAGGACATGAGTGGATAAAATCGCCGGCAATCGATTTGTATTTGTTCGAACTTCCGGTTACTTCCATTGCCGATGCCGCCTTGGAAGGACAGCAAGAATACATCGAAAAAGAAATCGATAAAGCAATTCGCGAATACGTTGATCTTAAAGAATACCTCAAAGATGTAGTCCGCGGTTTATATGAACCAATGTTATTATCCGAAACCTATAAAACCTGGTTTTGCCTTGAACCAAAGGAAATCTATACCTCACAAATAAACACCCAAAAAGGAATCATGCACATTTCACTGGGAATGAAAACGTATACCGAAACGCATATTGGACCCAAACCACCGCTCGGTGATACTACTTTTTTTCCTGCGATGAAAGTGATGGAAAAAATGCCGGATGATTTTAATGTGGGACTCGTAACACTCGTTAAATACCCGAATGCAGCAGCGCTGTTGAAAGAACAATATGTCGATAATCCCTACACCTACACCGAGGGAAAACGTTCGGTTACATTAACGCATATTGATTTATGGGGACAAGACAATCGTATGGTGATTGAGTGTGGATTAAAAGGATCCGTAAACGGAATGGTTTATTTATTGGGTACACCCGGATACGATTCATTAAGCCGGAATATCATTCTTAAAAATGTAGATTTCCATGTCGATACAAAAAACAAATTACTCAAATCGGCCAACTGGCTGCTCCACGGAAAATTTGCAAAAATCATGGAGAAAAACATGTATTTCGAAATGGGAAAACAATTGGATGCCTCTAAAAAAGATGCGCAAACGTATTTAACCAATTACGAAGTATCGAAAGGGATTCGCCTCAATGGGAAACTCACCGACTTAAGCACTAAAAAAGTTTACCTAACACCCGATGCCATTGTTGCGGTAGTAACTGCAAGTGGAAAATTAAGTGTAAAAGTAGAGGGAATGGAGTAATCTAATGCTGTTTTAGTTGCTCTTTACAATGGCTGCATAAATCTTCCGTTTCACCATCAATGGTGAGAATGGTTTCTGCGGCATCGCTCATTACACAACCCTTCGTTTTACAATGCGGAAGACCAAGCGTATGTCCCAATTCATGCACACACACTTTCCGGAATCGCTCCAGCTTTAATGGTTCACCTGCTCCGCGAGCACCCAAACGGTAATAACTCACCACACAGGTGGAACCCGGACAATATCCCAGTCCGAATACCCCCCAGTCCTTGTATTTCCATTTTGGTTCTTTGTTTTTTGTGCAGGAAATATCCATCGCTGTTATTCCAATCACCTTGTGATAAGGTTCCGTTCGTTCGCGATCCATGATTTGTAAAAGAGAATCTGCACGCAAACGCGAATTGGAAAAGGAAGATCGCGCACTCGATGGTGCAGGTTTCATTTCAGCAATGGTAACCCTCGCCGGATAATTTTTTTCAAGCGCAGATTGGCATGATTTCAAATACAACTCATCCACTGTTCCCCAGGGCTGAAGCAGAATTTCCATTTTACCGGAAGAGGGAATACCATTCGCATGGATAGGCTCATGGTTCTCAGGTGCACAGGAAATCATTGACGCTATAAAAAGCAGGAATGCTGAATATTTCATAGTTGAAAAATAAAAAAAGCCTCACCAATAACGATGAGGCTTTGATTATTCGCTAAGAATGAAAATTAAAGCGCGGCTTTGTAACGAGCAGCTACTGCATCCCAGTTTACAACATTCCACCAGTTCGCCATGTAGTCCGGACGCTTATTCTGGTATTTCAGGTAATAAGCATGTTCCCAAACATCACAACCCAAAATTGGTGTGCCTTTCACTTCGGCAATGTCCATTAATGGATTATCCTGATTTGGAGTAGAACAAATTGCAAGTGATTTGTCGGCTTTCACAATTAACCAGGCCCAACCGGAACCGAAACGTGTAGCACCGGCAGTGTTGAACTGGGTTTTAAAATCGTCGAACGATCCGAACGTTTTTGCAATAGCATCAGCTAATTCGCCGCTTGGATTTCCACCTTTATTCGGACCCATAATGTTCCAGAATAAATCGTGATTAAAATGTCCGCCACCATTGTTGCGAACAGCCATTGGAGCTTTTGAAATATTGGCAAGAATATCCATCATGGATTTTCCTTCCCATTCAGTTCCCTTAATGGCATTGTTCAGGTTGGTTACGTAAGCGGCATGGTGACGATCGTGATGTATTTCCATCGTCATTGCATCAATAAAAGGTTCCAATGCATTGTTGGCATATGGAAGAGGTGCGAGTTCAAATGACATAATAATTAAGTTTTTGGTTGAACAAATGTAACAGAATAACCATTTTTTCGAAAGAAAGTTCTGTTAAGCTATGTTTATAAAAAAATAATTCGCTGAAAAAAAGGGAGTTCACATTTTAAAAAGGCATCCTTGCCAAAGGAGCAATCTGTTGATCCGCAAAAATACCTTCGGCAAATTTAAAAGATCCGGCCATCGCAATCATGGCCGCATTATCGGTGCAATATTCAAATGGAGGAATATGTACACGCCAATTGTTCTCTTCACCCATTCGGGTGATGGCATTTCGCAAGCCTTTATTGGCACTAACACCACCGGCAATGGCAATGTCTTTTACCTTAAATTCCCTGGCTGCCTTTTTGAATTTTTTTAGCAGAATTTCGATGATGGTCCACTGAATTCCGGCGCAAATATCATGGATGTTTTTCTCAATGAAATCGGCATCTTTTTTCTGCTCCTTCTGAAGAAAATACAGAATGCTTGTTTTTAAACCGGAAAAACTGAAGTTGTATTCAGGAATTTGCGGATGAGGAAAAGTGAAACGGCTAGCATCTCCCAATGCGGCATGCTGATCAACTTGTGGTCCGCCCGGATAAGGAAGTCCAAGTAATTTGGCCGATTTATCAAAAGCCTCTCCTGCGGCATCATCCAGTGTTTCCCCAATGATTTCCATTTCAAGCGGGGATTTTACCAAGACCAGTTGGGTATGTCCGCCCGAAACCGTTAAGCATAAAAACGGAAATTCAGGAGCAGGATAATTTTCACCCGGTTTGCGAATAAAATGCGCCAGAATATGGGCTTGCATATGGTTCACTTCTACCATGGGAATACCCCGGGCCATTGCAAAACTTTTGGCAAAGGAAACACCGACCAGTAAAGAGCCCATGAGACCCGGACCCCGTGTAAAGGCAACGGCACCAATGTCCCCCACCTGCACCCCAGCGCTTTTAAGGGCTTGGTCCACCACAGGAATAATGTTCTGCTGGTGCGCTCTGGAAGCAAGTTCCGGAACCACCCCTCCAAAACGCTCGTGTACGCTCTGATTGGCAATGAAATTCGACAATAAAACATCGCCCTTCAACACCGCCGCTGAGGTTTCATCGCAAGAAGATTCGATGCCGAGAATTATGGTATCTTTGTTAATTGGCACGTATTCTGTATTAACGCATCACAAAGTTATTAAAAAAGTACTCCATACCGTGATGAGGACCATTGGCATTTTTGCCGAATGGTTATTGGTGCTTCTGATTATTCTGGTTTTTGCGGTAAAATCATCTGCATTTCAAACCTGGCTGGCCCAAAGCATCGCCGCCTATCTTTCCTCCGAACTGGGAGCCGAAGTACGCATCGCAAGGGTAGATATCGATTTTTTCGATTACGCCACGCTCGAAGGGGTGTACGTGAGCGACCAACATGGCGATACCATCCTTTATGCACCCAAAATTCATTGCGACATCAGTTTGCTGAGTCTCAAAAAAGAAAAACTGGCCTTGTCAAAAGCTGAATTGGTCGACCCGCATATTGAATTAACGAAATACGAAGGAGAAAAACGGTGGAATTACGCATTTCTGGAGGACTATTTTTCGAGTGATAAACCCAAGAAAAAAGATCCGAATAAAGAGCCATGGGATTTTACCTGCGATAAAATTCTGTTGACCAATGCCGATTTTCACTATAACAATTACAATAAACCGGGACAAGACTATGGAATCGACTTCGATCACATGTCCGTCCACTCCCTCTATGGCGAATTCTCCGATTTTCATCAGAGAAAGGATACATCCTATTTGCACATCGACAGAATCCGGTTAAAAGAGGTTTCAGGTTTCGAATTGGATACCCTAAGTGCCGATTTAAAAATTCACGAGCATTTACTCGATTTTGGTAATCTCTTACTCTGTACCAAAAACACAAGAATTACAACTCCTTCACTTGCATTTAAGTTCGAAGATTTTGATGATTTCAATTTTTTCGAAGACAAAGTGCAGATGATTTCCAACTTAAATTACTGCAAAGTTGATTTAGATGATATTGCCTTCTTTGCACCCGAACTCAAAGGCATTAACAGAAGTTTAATTCTTAAATCAAATGTTAGAGGCACGGTAAACGATTTGCGTTTAAAAAAACTGGAACTCTACCTGAGTGACGAAACCTATGTAAAAGGCAATTTTGACTTTACCGGAATTACGGATGTAGAGAATGTTTTTATCGATGCTAAAATCACCGATTTCGCTACTAACCGCGATGAAATTGCAGCAATAAAATTACCACCATTTGATGGGGAAGAATACATTGAAATACCTGGAAGATATTCCTTGTTTGGAACCATAAACGGACACGGCTTATTTACGGGTACACCTGCCGATTTTGTTGCCTACGGACAATTCGATACCGATATGGGACAAATCGCTACTGATATTCGTTTTTACATCGACAGCACCGATCACTATTTCCATTATCAGGGAAATCTGCTTACCCAGGATTTTCGCGCCGGATATTTTTATGAAATACCCGATATGGGGAATGTGTCGATGGACATCGATATCAAGGCCACCGGATTAACATTCGACGATCTGGCCGCGCAGCTCGATGGCACGGTGTATTCGCTCGGATACATGGGTTATGATTATCATAACATCACACTTACGAATGGAAAATTGACCTCCGAACAGTTCATTGGAAAAATGAATATCAAGGATGAAAATATTGATTTGATTTTCGATGGTAATGTGAATTTTGCCAAAAAAGAACCTTCATTCGATTTCGAAATTGATATTAAAAAAGCCAACCTTGCCGTTCTGCATTTAGCTGACCGCGATCACTCTTCCAGTCTTTGCGTACACATCAAGGCCGATGCAACCGGTTCCGATCTGGATAACTTCAGCGGGAAATTGTCCTTATCGAATTTGTCGTACTACGAAAAAGGAAAAGATTACATGATGGATTCCATTGTGTTATCAGCAAAGATTAATCCCGATAAAACCAAATCACTCGGATTAAAATCCTCCATTATTGATGCAAATGTGGATGGTAAATACAATTTCGAAGAATTGCCTACCGCATTTACATCCATTATTTCTCAGGTATTACCTTCTCTTTTCGATAATAAAGTCATTAAACTCAAAAACGATCAGGAGTTTAAATACACCGTGCTGATTAAAGATTTCTCCTACATCACGGAACTTTTTCTGCCGGATGTGGAATTGTCGAAAAACGCGAAAATCAGTGGACGTTTCGACTCCGAACAAAATATCTTCAGAATGAAAAGTGATGTCTTAACCATACTTAAAGTGGCGGGCTATGAAGTCAATGAAATGGTTCTTAACGTCAAAAACAATGATGACTTTTTAAACATAAAAATAGATGCGGATCACATTCACCTTACCGATACGGTTAAGATGAAAAACTTTGCATTCGAAAGTGATTTGTATCAGAATAAAATGGTGTCTTCCATTCAATGGAACAATGAAGATTCACTTTCAAGTGGGGCCATTTATGGAGAAGGTATAATTCGTTCCAGCGATGTGTATGAATTGGATTTAAATCCCTCCGAGGTAAAAGTCAACGGATCCACCTGGCACCTCGATGCTACTTCTCATTTTGCTTTTGCAGGGGATACCATTTCTATTTCCGATTTCAATATTTACAACGGTAAACAGTCCATTGCCGTAGCCGGAAAAATTTCGCCATTGCGCAATGATAAACTGGATATCGATATCTGCGAATTCGATTTAGAAAATTTAAATCCCATCATCAACGATCCAAATATAAAACTTCACGGTACGCTTCATGGAAACGGATTTGTTGCGGATTTGTACAAGGATTTATTTTTTGCTTCCGATATGCGTCTGGATTCATTTCGCTTAAATGAAGATTACCTCGGCGAATTTAAATTGGTAAATCTGTGGGATAATGAGGAAAAGCGAATACACACCACGGGTGAATTGCGCAGAAAGGAAATCAGGTCCATCGAATTTACCGGCGATTACTATACCAAAAAGGAAAAAAACAACATCGATTATGTGGTCGAATTTAACGAGACCAATCTCACTTTCCTTAATGCATTCATTCCCGAAGATGTGTCGAATTTAAGAGGACTTGCAACAGGAAAACTATCTGTTAAAGGCGAACCTGAAGCGCCGGTTCTCAAGGGAAAAATCAATTTCCAGAACGGAGCGGTAAAAGTGAATATGCTTAATACCGAGTATTATTTCGGAGGATTGGTGAAAGTGGACAATGATATGATTGCATTTGATTCTATTCCCATCGCCGATGTAAAAGGAAATTTAGGGGTGGGACGAGGTACTTTTTATCATAACAATTTTGAGAACTGGAATTTCGACTGTGTTCTTGAATTCAACAAAATGTTATGCCTGAACACCACCGAAGAAATGAATGATTTATACTATGGTCGTGCCTACGCTACCGGAAGCGTACAAGTGTTCGCCTATGGAAATAACATTGAAATCGATGTAAATGTTAAAAGCGAAAAAGGTACCCGCATTGTACTTCCTCTCTACGGTAGTTCCGATCAGAGCATTCAGGATTTTGTAAGGTTTGTTGGTACCAAGGACTCTGTTAAAGTGGATGAGAAAATAGATTTATCGGGTATCAGTCTGAATTTCGATTTCGACGTAACTCCCGATGCGGAGGTGATGATTGTATTCGATAAACTGGCCGGCGATATGATGAAGGGAAGAGGAGCAGGTCACCTACAAATGCTCATCGATCCACTGGGTGAATTCACCATGTTTGGTCAATACGTCATCGATCAGGGAGATTATCTCTTTACATTGATGAATGTAATCAACAAGCGCTTTACCGTTCGTAAAGGATCTACCATTTCCTGGTACGGCGATCCGATGGCAGCGGATATTGATCTGAAAGCCGTGTATAAAGTGCAGGCTGCTCCCACCGAAATTATGCCCGTAGATGTTGCTGCATTATATAAACGAAATGTTGATGTGGAATGTGAAATGACACTCAAGCAAAACTTATTTAAACCGGATGCTTATTTTGATATCATCGTTCCCAAGGCAGACGAAAATGTAAAAGCGGCGCTAACGCAAATCCGCGCTTCGGAACCAGAACGTACGCGTCAGTTTTTCTCTCTGCTGGCCATTAATAAATTCCTTCCGCTTTCCAACTCCATTTCAAACGCTTCCAATACAGCCCTCACCGGAGTGAACTCAACCGTATCCGAATTAGTGTCCAGCCAAATGAGTAACTGGCTGTCTCAAATTTCAGATGAGTTTGATATCGGATTAAATTATCGTCCGGGCGATGAGATTTCTTCCGATGAGATTGCGGTGGCTTTTTCAACCCAGTTGTTTAATGATCGCTTAACGGTGAGCACCAATGTTGGGGTGAGTAAAGGAAACAGCTCCAACCAAAATCCAAATCAGCTGATTGGAGATTTTAATGTGGAATATAAAATTAATCAGGACGGCAGTTTCCGTATTCGCGGGTACAATGAGTCCAACGAATTCGACGTAACCCGTACCGCCCAGGCGCCCTTCACACAAGGGGTTGGGGTTTACTATACCGAGGAGTTCGATAGCTTTAAGGATTTGAAAATCATACGTAAAATCGGATCCTGGTTCAAAAAGGGGAAGAAAGAGAAGGAGGATAAACCCACCTCTTATCACCCGGCAGATAAGCCGCGTGATGAAAAAGACCTTCAATTGGCAGAAAAATAATGCACATAACCACGAGGTTGGCCAAAACTTTTCTAAATTCGTGCGTCGAAAACAATCAACCTATGAAAATCAGACTCATTACCAGACTTATGCCTTTGGCTGCGGCTCCGGTCCTGCTGCTGTCTTCCTGCGGGGGCGAACAACCTTCTGAGGAGCAAAAAGTGGACACAACCCAAACCACTGAAGTAGTTGAAATGGATACCCTTTCCTCTTTCAACCTGTTACCAAGCCCACTTCAGGTGGCTATGATCTTCGATAAATCCGGAATGGAATTCGATGGTTCATTTACCAACAAGCTGGATAATGTAAAAAAATACGGAACAAGCTGGGAGAAATCCATCAACTTCGGTGTTTACTCTGCCGATTTAGCTTATGCTGTATTAAATGAAAAGTCAAAAGAAGCCGGAGAAATCATTAAGGTGGTTCGTGATCTTTCAAAAGAAATCGGATTATCTACTGTTTTCGAATCAGAAGATATTCTTGGTCGCTTCGAGAAAAACCTCAATAACAAAGATTCAGTATTGGATATCTTATTTGTTATCGAAGAAAAAACCGACGACTACATCGAAGAAAACGGAGAACATGCTTTAGGAAACGTAATGTTTGCAGGTGCGTGGATCGAAGGGATGTTCGTTGGAGCTCAGTCTACTTTAAAGGACAAAAAGAGCGATATCGGAGCTAAATTATCGGAGCAGATGATCATCTGCGAAAATCTGGTTGAAGCCCTTTCCATGGATGAAGCGAGTCCTGAAAAAGATGCATTAATTGCTGATCTTAAAGATCTGGATGCTACCTATAAATCATTTGAGTCTGTTAAAAACCTCGAAGGCGATGAAGCCTACAATGTTACCCTGAAGGATGACGAGATCAAGGTTTTGGCAGAGAAATTGATTACATTGCGTAATAAGATTGTTAAAGCCTAATTCCCTGCGAGTATGAGAAAGAGAATTATCCCTATGATGTTCACTGCAGCCATGATGGTTATGGTGGGCTATAGTTTCGCACAGGTACTTAATAAGAAGGCCGATGAAAAACCGGATCCTCGTATTAAAGCGAAAGAAAATGCCGGTAATGTAACTGCCTATAAAGAGAAAAGCCGCGAAAACCTGAAACCATATCGTTACGACGGAACCAATGTGCAGCACTTTAGCTACTCAGGTTTCGCTCAAAAACGCGAAATTGAAGTGTTGTTGTTCAATGGTTCAGATTATCGTCTGGTGTTCAATGCACAAGGTGCTCCAAAGCCGGTAAACATTGAAATTTACGACAAGCCAACATCGAACCAGGCGCGTACTAAAATTCATGAGTTTACGAATGTAACCGGACAAGAAAACCTGTCGATTGAAACGGGTACTTTAACCGCTAAATACCGTGAATTGAAAAACAATCCGGATGTATTGCTTAAGAGAATCTATGTAGATTATATCATTAGTCCTAACGACAGCAAAGAGCCTGTTAGCGGATTTATGATTCTTACGTACGGATACAAAAATATCTGATCACAAGATCCGAATCTAAGCCGGTCCTTGTGACCGGCTTTTTTTTTATCTGCTTTTGAATAGCTAATTTTTATCTTCGCAAACTAAAGTTATAATCATGATTAAAATTACCCTTCCCGATGGCTCCATTCGTGAGGTTGCCAAGGGAACAACCGCACTTCAAATTGCACAAAGCATTAGTGAAGGATTAGCCAGAAATGTCCTCGCTGCCGAAGTAAACGGACAAGTAGTGGATGCCATGCGTCCGATTAACGACGACTCCAAACTGAAATTATTAACCTGGGACGATAACGGTGGAAAATCCACCATGTGGCACTCTTCTGCACACTTAATGGCAGAGGCCTTGGAAGAATATTATCCGGGCGTAAAATTCGGTATTGGTCCCCCAATTGAAAACGGATTTTATTATGATGTGGATTTCGCGGGACAAGCCTTTTCTGAAGCAGATCTGAAAAAGGTAGAAGATAAAATGCTTGAACTGGCCCGTCAGAAAAATCCATATATCCGGAAAGAAATTTCAAAAGCAGATGCCATCAGTTATTTTAAAACCAAAGGCGACGAATATAAATTGGATTTACTGGAGGGATTAGAAGATGGAACTATCACATTCTACGAGCAAGGAAAGTTCACCGATTTATGTCGTGGTCCACATATCCCCAACACCGGATTTATTAAGGCAGTAAAACTGATGAGTGTTGCCGGTGCCTATTGGAAAGGTGATGAAAAAAATAAGCAGT from Flavobacteriales bacterium encodes:
- the dapA gene encoding 4-hydroxy-tetrahydrodipicolinate synthase; its protein translation is MKKGFRGMGVAVITPFNKEGEVDFAALQRILENLISNGTDYLVIQGTTGESVTLTESEQRAVLDFAIEINNKRLPLVYGVGGNNTKDIVETLTSFDFTGVDAILSVSPYYNKPTQEGIYQHYKALDAVTPRPIILYNVPGRTGRNMQAETTLRIARECKNVIAIKEASGSFNQIMSIIQEKPKDFLVICGDDAIALPTCSIGADGVISVVGNAFPKEFSQMIHFAFDQKYIEAAQIHYNLLDIIQHLFVESNPSGVKEVMKFQGICQNYTRLPIVPVSEETSKKIYSLLAACPYVKI
- a CDS encoding DUF4403 family protein; translation: MKFRYFPFVILLLVASCKPSVKPVKPEASYDPPKTEFDRELSYINIPMEIALSDIQKQINAYVKGVLYEDNSFTDNDNDGLKCKVKKYSDIIVEGLSNKVRLTVPLDIAGSYKALGVSTDFKGVLKATYVTQITLKDNWKLETITKSAGHEWIKSPAIDLYLFELPVTSIADAALEGQQEYIEKEIDKAIREYVDLKEYLKDVVRGLYEPMLLSETYKTWFCLEPKEIYTSQINTQKGIMHISLGMKTYTETHIGPKPPLGDTTFFPAMKVMEKMPDDFNVGLVTLVKYPNAAALLKEQYVDNPYTYTEGKRSVTLTHIDLWGQDNRMVIECGLKGSVNGMVYLLGTPGYDSLSRNIILKNVDFHVDTKNKLLKSANWLLHGKFAKIMEKNMYFEMGKQLDASKKDAQTYLTNYEVSKGIRLNGKLTDLSTKKVYLTPDAIVAVVTASGKLSVKVEGME
- a CDS encoding superoxide dismutase codes for the protein MSFELAPLPYANNALEPFIDAMTMEIHHDRHHAAYVTNLNNAIKGTEWEGKSMMDILANISKAPMAVRNNGGGHFNHDLFWNIMGPNKGGNPSGELADAIAKTFGSFDDFKTQFNTAGATRFGSGWAWLIVKADKSLAICSTPNQDNPLMDIAEVKGTPILGCDVWEHAYYLKYQNKRPDYMANWWNVVNWDAVAARYKAAL
- the tsaD gene encoding tRNA (adenosine(37)-N6)-threonylcarbamoyltransferase complex transferase subunit TsaD; amino-acid sequence: MNKDTIILGIESSCDETSAAVLKGDVLLSNFIANQSVHERFGGVVPELASRAHQQNIIPVVDQALKSAGVQVGDIGAVAFTRGPGLMGSLLVGVSFAKSFAMARGIPMVEVNHMQAHILAHFIRKPGENYPAPEFPFLCLTVSGGHTQLVLVKSPLEMEIIGETLDDAAGEAFDKSAKLLGLPYPGGPQVDQHAALGDASRFTFPHPQIPEYNFSFSGLKTSILYFLQKEQKKDADFIEKNIHDICAGIQWTIIEILLKKFKKAAREFKVKDIAIAGGVSANKGLRNAITRMGEENNWRVHIPPFEYCTDNAAMIAMAGSFKFAEGIFADQQIAPLARMPF
- a CDS encoding translocation/assembly module TamB, producing MVSLLIGTYSVLTHHKVIKKVLHTVMRTIGIFAEWLLVLLIILVFAVKSSAFQTWLAQSIAAYLSSELGAEVRIARVDIDFFDYATLEGVYVSDQHGDTILYAPKIHCDISLLSLKKEKLALSKAELVDPHIELTKYEGEKRWNYAFLEDYFSSDKPKKKDPNKEPWDFTCDKILLTNADFHYNNYNKPGQDYGIDFDHMSVHSLYGEFSDFHQRKDTSYLHIDRIRLKEVSGFELDTLSADLKIHEHLLDFGNLLLCTKNTRITTPSLAFKFEDFDDFNFFEDKVQMISNLNYCKVDLDDIAFFAPELKGINRSLILKSNVRGTVNDLRLKKLELYLSDETYVKGNFDFTGITDVENVFIDAKITDFATNRDEIAAIKLPPFDGEEYIEIPGRYSLFGTINGHGLFTGTPADFVAYGQFDTDMGQIATDIRFYIDSTDHYFHYQGNLLTQDFRAGYFYEIPDMGNVSMDIDIKATGLTFDDLAAQLDGTVYSLGYMGYDYHNITLTNGKLTSEQFIGKMNIKDENIDLIFDGNVNFAKKEPSFDFEIDIKKANLAVLHLADRDHSSSLCVHIKADATGSDLDNFSGKLSLSNLSYYEKGKDYMMDSIVLSAKINPDKTKSLGLKSSIIDANVDGKYNFEELPTAFTSIISQVLPSLFDNKVIKLKNDQEFKYTVLIKDFSYITELFLPDVELSKNAKISGRFDSEQNIFRMKSDVLTILKVAGYEVNEMVLNVKNNDDFLNIKIDADHIHLTDTVKMKNFAFESDLYQNKMVSSIQWNNEDSLSSGAIYGEGIIRSSDVYELDLNPSEVKVNGSTWHLDATSHFAFAGDTISISDFNIYNGKQSIAVAGKISPLRNDKLDIDICEFDLENLNPIINDPNIKLHGTLHGNGFVADLYKDLFFASDMRLDSFRLNEDYLGEFKLVNLWDNEEKRIHTTGELRRKEIRSIEFTGDYYTKKEKNNIDYVVEFNETNLTFLNAFIPEDVSNLRGLATGKLSVKGEPEAPVLKGKINFQNGAVKVNMLNTEYYFGGLVKVDNDMIAFDSIPIADVKGNLGVGRGTFYHNNFENWNFDCVLEFNKMLCLNTTEEMNDLYYGRAYATGSVQVFAYGNNIEIDVNVKSEKGTRIVLPLYGSSDQSIQDFVRFVGTKDSVKVDEKIDLSGISLNFDFDVTPDAEVMIVFDKLAGDMMKGRGAGHLQMLIDPLGEFTMFGQYVIDQGDYLFTLMNVINKRFTVRKGSTISWYGDPMAADIDLKAVYKVQAAPTEIMPVDVAALYKRNVDVECEMTLKQNLFKPDAYFDIIVPKADENVKAALTQIRASEPERTRQFFSLLAINKFLPLSNSISNASNTALTGVNSTVSELVSSQMSNWLSQISDEFDIGLNYRPGDEISSDEIAVAFSTQLFNDRLTVSTNVGVSKGNSSNQNPNQLIGDFNVEYKINQDGSFRIRGYNESNEFDVTRTAQAPFTQGVGVYYTEEFDSFKDLKIIRKIGSWFKKGKKEKEDKPTSYHPADKPRDEKDLQLAEK